A single region of the Candidatus Gracilibacteria bacterium genome encodes:
- a CDS encoding cysteine desulfurase has protein sequence MIKSRFPIFNHQSELVYLDSAATAQKLDIVLEAMQRYHETFNANVHRGLYPLAEEATAAYEAVRDQVAVTMKARSREEVIFTHGTTEGLNLVAQGFAPQFLKSGDEIVLTILEHHSNLVPWQMMAKKTGVILKFCPLTKKGILDENALEKLITRRTKIVSVTGLSNTLGFVVDLPRVIARAHAMGAKVCVDAAQYAAHFPIDFKGLDADFLVFSGHKIYGPTGVGVLLAKRDLLEKLEPWMGGGDMIREVHLDHATWNDLPWKFEAGTPPIAEVMGLGAAVSFFHEIGWDVIQKHDQELYDYAKEKLSTLSFVKLLGQGKAGKNCGALSFVVKDVHPHDVAALLGEKNICVRAGHHCTMPLIKALGVSSTTRMSFGIYNTKEDIDRAVSAIREAKNKLRGGIKKKAGIPSVA, from the coding sequence ATGATTAAATCTCGTTTTCCCATTTTCAATCATCAGTCCGAGTTGGTTTATCTCGATAGTGCAGCCACGGCTCAGAAACTTGATATTGTGTTGGAGGCCATGCAGCGTTATCACGAAACGTTCAATGCAAATGTGCATCGCGGTCTTTATCCGTTGGCGGAAGAGGCGACGGCCGCGTATGAGGCGGTGCGCGATCAAGTTGCCGTGACTATGAAAGCTCGTTCGCGAGAAGAAGTGATTTTTACGCATGGCACAACCGAGGGTTTGAATTTGGTGGCGCAAGGCTTTGCCCCGCAATTTTTGAAATCCGGAGACGAGATTGTTTTGACAATTTTGGAACATCATTCCAATTTGGTTCCATGGCAAATGATGGCAAAAAAAACGGGTGTGATTTTAAAATTTTGTCCGCTCACAAAAAAAGGAATTTTGGATGAAAACGCGTTGGAAAAACTCATCACACGCCGTACAAAAATCGTGAGTGTAACCGGGCTGTCGAATACGCTTGGGTTTGTGGTGGATTTGCCTCGCGTGATTGCTCGGGCGCATGCCATGGGCGCAAAAGTGTGTGTGGATGCGGCGCAATATGCGGCTCATTTTCCGATTGATTTTAAAGGATTGGACGCGGATTTTTTGGTGTTTTCCGGGCACAAGATTTATGGGCCCACCGGGGTTGGCGTTTTGTTGGCGAAACGAGATTTATTGGAGAAATTGGAGCCTTGGATGGGGGGTGGAGACATGATTCGTGAAGTGCACCTAGACCATGCCACGTGGAATGATTTGCCGTGGAAATTTGAGGCGGGCACTCCGCCGATTGCAGAGGTGATGGGGCTGGGGGCTGCGGTTTCTTTTTTTCATGAAATTGGATGGGACGTCATTCAAAAACACGATCAAGAACTTTATGATTATGCCAAAGAAAAATTGTCTACTCTTTCGTTTGTAAAATTGTTGGGCCAAGGTAAAGCAGGGAAAAATTGCGGAGCGCTTTCATTTGTTGTAAAAGATGTGCACCCGCATGATGTGGCTGCACTTTTAGGTGAAAAAAATATTTGTGTTCGTGCCGGGCATCATTGCACCATGCCGTTGATTAAAGCATTGGGTGTGTCGTCAACAACACGTATGAGTTTTGGAATTTACAACACCAAAGAAGACATTGATCGGGCCGTGAGTGCAATTCGTGAAGCGAAAAATAAATTGAGAGGATGAATTAAAAAAAAGGCGGGTATTCCCTCTGTCGCATAG
- a CDS encoding DNA alkylation repair protein, whose product MKDFLSLKKDLSKKANPNQAIALQRFFKTGPGQYGEGDIFIGIKVPVLRTLAKQYSTLPLNDLKKLIHSKIHEERMIALFILRHNFEKSKTEIERKKIVDFYLKHRKGINNWDLVDTSVPYILGPWLKGKDRSILYKFARSKNLWERRIAVLATFHFIKNNDYKDALALAEILLNDTHDLLHKAVGWMLREIGKRNLDTEEQFLKKYASRMPRTMFRYAIEKFQEEKRKKYLNL is encoded by the coding sequence ATGAAAGATTTTCTCTCTTTAAAAAAAGACCTCTCAAAAAAAGCAAACCCCAATCAAGCCATTGCCTTGCAACGTTTTTTCAAAACCGGGCCCGGACAATACGGCGAAGGCGATATTTTTATTGGAATTAAAGTTCCGGTCTTACGCACTCTCGCAAAACAATATTCCACACTTCCGCTCAACGATTTAAAAAAATTAATCCACTCAAAAATCCACGAAGAACGCATGATTGCCTTATTCATTTTGCGTCATAATTTCGAGAAATCAAAAACCGAAATTGAACGCAAAAAAATCGTCGATTTTTATCTCAAACATCGAAAAGGCATCAACAATTGGGACTTGGTGGACACCTCGGTTCCGTACATTTTAGGCCCGTGGCTAAAGGGCAAAGATCGTTCCATTTTATACAAATTCGCACGCTCCAAAAACCTATGGGAACGCCGCATTGCCGTGCTCGCCACCTTCCATTTCATCAAAAACAATGATTATAAAGATGCCCTGGCCCTTGCGGAAATTTTACTCAACGACACGCACGATCTTTTACACAAAGCCGTAGGATGGATGTTGCGCGAAATCGGCAAACGAAACCTCGATACCGAAGAACAATTTCTTAAAAAATACGCAAGTCGTATGCCTCGCACCATGTTTCGTTACGCGATCGAAAAATTCCAGGAGGAGAAAAGGAAAAAGTATTTAAATTTATAA
- a CDS encoding SufD family Fe-S cluster assembly protein: MVNLSAFKGARSTSFQFEVSKKSTLEIVDDVLLKERTIEIHVGAGAELHWQSFQSSVSKFPSNIKKRFILDSNAKLVLFEGGKGGSKFHEEIEVVLKGAGAECTTEMLFSADGVQESTVLFFAHHYGKNTKSIVRLKGTLSGKSRGVFKGFIRAHSGSFGMQGSLEEHVLLLSEDCRLETIPGLEIQHSEVGVFHSAKIEHVDEEKLFYLQSRGLSTEQAIELIVQGFFEDSFRLLKSSKPKSFALSL, encoded by the coding sequence ATGGTGAATTTGTCTGCTTTTAAAGGCGCTCGATCGACTTCATTTCAATTTGAAGTTTCTAAAAAATCAACACTTGAAATTGTAGATGATGTTTTGTTAAAAGAAAGAACGATTGAAATTCACGTTGGGGCCGGAGCGGAGTTGCATTGGCAGTCTTTTCAATCGTCGGTTTCAAAATTTCCTTCGAACATTAAAAAGCGATTTATTTTGGATTCAAATGCGAAGCTTGTTTTATTTGAGGGGGGTAAAGGCGGATCAAAATTTCATGAAGAAATTGAAGTGGTTTTAAAAGGAGCCGGAGCGGAATGCACAACGGAAATGTTGTTTTCCGCGGATGGAGTTCAAGAATCCACGGTTTTATTTTTTGCTCATCATTACGGAAAAAACACCAAGTCCATTGTGCGATTAAAGGGCACTTTGAGTGGTAAATCGCGAGGCGTTTTTAAAGGATTTATTCGGGCGCATTCGGGGTCGTTTGGGATGCAAGGAAGTTTGGAGGAACATGTGCTTCTTTTGTCTGAAGATTGTCGCTTGGAAACGATTCCGGGGTTAGAAATTCAACATTCGGAAGTTGGTGTTTTTCACTCCGCCAAAATTGAACATGTGGATGAAGAAAAATTATTTTATTTGCAGTCTCGCGGGCTTTCGACCGAACAGGCGATTGAGTTGATCGTGCAAGGATTTTTCGAGGATTCGTTTCGGCTTTTGAAATCTTCCAAACCTAAGTCATTTGCTTTAAGCTTGTAG
- a CDS encoding GerMN domain-containing protein produces MKFKFLLLISIFLAIALMAGCQFSIGTTDTSDSTDTTDSISPTDDSDSTRSTDTSDSTSSTASITLTTPTENALVSAPLIIEGQAQGTWFFEASFPITLLDENNNVLAQTTAQAQGDWMTENFVPFTAQIDSFSPGESTTGILHFEKDNPSGLPENDASFDLPVQFTPSASTGKNISIFFGNTEKNPEMLDCEQVYPVSRIIAQIIPVEKAMEATIQKLLKGPTETETSEGYFTSINDNVTLQSLSINKNTVSVDFDKTFEQAVGGSCRVSAIRAQIEKTLLQFDGITQVQISINGQTEDILQP; encoded by the coding sequence ATGAAATTCAAATTTCTTCTTTTAATTTCCATTTTTCTCGCCATCGCCTTAATGGCCGGATGCCAATTTTCAATCGGCACAACAGACACCTCGGACTCCACAGACACAACCGATTCAATAAGTCCGACAGACGACTCCGACTCCACGAGATCAACAGACACATCCGATTCAACAAGCTCCACTGCCTCCATCACCCTCACCACCCCCACTGAAAACGCGCTCGTTTCCGCACCTCTCATCATCGAAGGCCAAGCTCAAGGCACTTGGTTTTTTGAAGCTTCTTTCCCCATCACCCTCCTCGATGAAAACAACAACGTCCTCGCTCAAACCACAGCCCAAGCTCAAGGCGACTGGATGACGGAAAATTTTGTCCCTTTCACCGCCCAAATCGACTCTTTTTCACCCGGAGAATCTACAACCGGTATCCTTCACTTTGAAAAAGACAACCCCTCCGGCCTTCCCGAGAACGACGCCTCTTTTGACCTCCCGGTTCAATTCACCCCTTCTGCTTCGACAGGAAAAAACATCTCTATCTTTTTTGGAAACACAGAAAAAAATCCGGAAATGCTCGATTGCGAACAAGTTTATCCCGTTTCCAGAATCATCGCTCAAATAATCCCTGTTGAAAAAGCCATGGAAGCCACCATTCAAAAACTCCTCAAAGGCCCCACCGAAACAGAAACCTCAGAAGGTTATTTCACCTCCATCAATGACAATGTCACGCTTCAATCCCTTTCAATAAATAAAAACACGGTTTCCGTCGACTTTGACAAAACCTTTGAACAAGCCGTAGGCGGCTCTTGTCGTGTGAGCGCCATCCGCGCGCAAATCGAAAAAACCCTTCTCCAATTCGACGGAATCACTCAAGTCCAAATCTCCATCAACGGCCAAACCGAAGATATTTTACAGCCCTAA
- the nth gene encoding endonuclease III, protein MLTPQKVQTVLRILDKKFPHPKPTLNFKSPFEFLVAVVLAAQCTDVRVNKVTPNLFPHYNTPQKLLQLGEDRLRDIIHSTGYHRQKSKHLILCARALVEKHKSIVPKTMEELIALPGIGRKSASAILAQAYNIPAFPVDTHIFRVTNRLGLVHEKTPQKTEFALLKTIPKNRWIEFHMQLIAHGRTTCKAPRPKCGECPIKNICQWPGKKEQLAAKK, encoded by the coding sequence ATGCTGACTCCTCAAAAAGTCCAAACCGTATTACGCATTTTGGATAAAAAATTCCCCCATCCAAAACCCACGCTCAATTTTAAATCGCCGTTTGAATTCTTGGTGGCTGTGGTCCTGGCGGCACAATGCACCGATGTACGGGTGAATAAGGTGACCCCCAATCTGTTCCCTCACTACAACACGCCTCAAAAACTCCTCCAATTGGGAGAAGATCGTTTGCGCGACATCATTCACTCCACCGGCTATCATCGACAAAAATCAAAACATCTCATTTTGTGCGCTCGCGCGCTGGTCGAAAAACACAAGAGCATCGTGCCTAAAACCATGGAAGAGCTCATTGCCCTCCCCGGCATTGGTCGCAAAAGCGCGAGCGCCATCCTCGCCCAAGCCTACAACATCCCGGCTTTCCCCGTAGACACGCACATTTTTCGCGTCACCAACCGCCTTGGATTGGTGCACGAAAAAACCCCGCAAAAAACCGAATTTGCACTCTTAAAAACCATCCCAAAAAACCGTTGGATTGAATTTCATATGCAACTCATCGCGCACGGCCGAACCACATGCAAAGCCCCTCGCCCCAAATGCGGGGAATGTCCGATAAAAAACATCTGCCAATGGCCGGGGAAAAAAGAACAATTGGCCGCCAAAAAATAA
- a CDS encoding MarC family protein, whose protein sequence is MFQGVWFDSYFTAFFSLFVIMDAFGALPLFLMLSEKIPKAKRVKAANNTLLVAAILLLIFIFGGSAILNYFGISIPSFQVAGGLILLIIGLKIVLGLKLGAQQKHVELYEFTAVPMATPLIVGPGTITTTIILVAQYGYVLVALAALLNLIVMWIVLRNAFFIYRFLGHQGVEIISRIVGIILTALAVEFIHEGLVALVSGSSL, encoded by the coding sequence ATGTTTCAGGGCGTTTGGTTCGATTCCTATTTTACCGCTTTTTTCTCTCTTTTTGTAATCATGGATGCGTTTGGCGCACTTCCTCTTTTTTTGATGCTTTCAGAAAAAATACCCAAAGCAAAGCGTGTCAAAGCGGCAAATAACACCTTATTGGTGGCCGCGATTTTGTTGTTGATTTTTATTTTTGGGGGGAGTGCGATTTTAAATTATTTTGGAATTTCAATCCCGAGTTTTCAGGTTGCCGGAGGACTTATTCTTTTGATCATTGGACTTAAAATCGTGTTGGGTCTTAAACTTGGAGCACAACAAAAACATGTTGAGTTGTATGAATTCACTGCGGTTCCTATGGCTACGCCTCTTATTGTGGGCCCGGGTACCATTACGACCACTATTATTTTGGTGGCTCAATATGGGTATGTTTTAGTGGCACTCGCCGCACTGCTTAATCTTATTGTGATGTGGATTGTTCTTCGTAACGCTTTTTTTATTTATCGTTTCTTGGGGCATCAAGGGGTTGAGATTATTTCTCGTATCGTGGGTATTATTTTAACAGCCCTTGCCGTTGAATTTATTCACGAAGGGCTTGTGGCTTTGGTTTCTGGTAGTTCTTTATAG
- the sufC gene encoding Fe-S cluster assembly ATPase SufC: MLAIKGLHARVQNQEILHGLDLEIRSGEFHVLMGPNGSGKSTLSSVLMGHTSYEVSAGAVQWEGKNLLKMKPEERARAGLFLSFQHPREIPGVNLVSFLKSSYNAVKKLNMSLFHFKKLLTDKMSVAGMPLGFMNRYLNVGFSGGEKKKCEILQMVLLEPKLAILDEPDSGMDLDAVKDICRVIKALRNPKQSFLLITHNPRILDCVLPDYVHLMVEGKIVKSGGVELAKRIEKEGYVNFMKAKGLKIL; this comes from the coding sequence TTGCTTGCAATTAAGGGGCTTCATGCTCGGGTTCAAAATCAAGAGATTCTTCACGGACTTGATCTTGAAATTCGGTCCGGGGAGTTTCATGTTTTGATGGGGCCGAACGGGTCGGGGAAAAGTACGCTTTCTTCGGTTTTGATGGGGCATACAAGCTATGAAGTGTCTGCGGGGGCGGTTCAATGGGAGGGTAAAAATTTATTAAAAATGAAACCCGAGGAACGAGCTCGTGCCGGACTTTTCCTTTCGTTTCAACATCCTCGGGAGATTCCGGGTGTGAATTTGGTTTCTTTTTTAAAGTCGTCGTACAATGCGGTGAAAAAGCTGAACATGTCTTTGTTCCATTTTAAGAAATTATTAACTGATAAAATGAGTGTGGCCGGAATGCCATTGGGGTTTATGAATCGTTATTTGAATGTGGGTTTTTCCGGGGGAGAAAAAAAGAAATGCGAAATTTTACAAATGGTTTTGCTGGAGCCCAAGTTGGCGATTTTGGATGAGCCGGATTCGGGGATGGATTTGGATGCGGTGAAAGATATTTGTCGCGTGATTAAGGCGCTTCGTAATCCGAAACAAAGCTTTTTGCTTATTACTCACAATCCGCGCATTTTGGACTGCGTGTTGCCGGATTATGTGCATTTGATGGTGGAGGGAAAAATCGTGAAAAGCGGGGGTGTGGAATTGGCGAAACGCATTGAGAAAGAGGGGTATGTGAATTTTATGAAAGCGAAAGGATTAAAAATTTTATAA
- a CDS encoding septal ring lytic transglycosylase RlpA family protein: protein MKKKLALSVIFIFSFFLWGGNVPFVYAQETLLFPDLPETDRYYEAIHFLYDLEVVEGYEDNTFRPYDEINRAETLKILLLAFDETENVNPVELNDATPDATFTEPPTPTLYFSDVQQDDWFFPYIQTAYEKGIVNGYDDGSFAPENTVNLAEALKMLIKTSGTFNEPYVSPTLFEDPAPDVLKDTWYANYVSYAFANGLAYIKKDGNLHAGDPLTRGALADIIYRFKNPGIYSGVMEYGVASYYGQSFDGHNTASGEPLAQNEYQAAHKTLPFGSHVRVTNPANGNTIIVKIVDRGPYVEGRILDLTTGAFEALGKDLSAGVVEVEMEIVYN, encoded by the coding sequence ATGAAAAAAAAACTAGCGCTCAGTGTAATTTTTATATTTTCTTTCTTCTTATGGGGAGGAAATGTGCCTTTTGTGTACGCGCAAGAAACTCTCCTCTTTCCCGACCTTCCTGAAACCGACCGCTATTACGAGGCCATTCATTTTTTATACGATTTGGAGGTGGTCGAAGGCTATGAGGACAATACCTTCCGCCCGTATGATGAAATCAACCGAGCTGAAACGCTTAAAATATTACTGTTGGCATTTGATGAAACGGAAAACGTGAATCCCGTTGAACTCAACGATGCCACCCCGGACGCAACCTTCACTGAACCTCCAACGCCAACTCTTTATTTCTCGGATGTTCAACAAGACGACTGGTTTTTCCCTTACATCCAAACCGCTTATGAAAAAGGGATTGTAAACGGATACGACGATGGATCCTTTGCTCCCGAAAATACGGTCAATCTGGCTGAAGCCCTAAAAATGCTCATCAAAACCTCGGGTACGTTTAACGAACCGTATGTTTCTCCCACGTTATTTGAAGACCCGGCCCCGGATGTTCTCAAGGACACCTGGTATGCCAATTATGTATCGTATGCCTTTGCCAACGGGCTCGCTTACATTAAAAAAGACGGCAATCTCCATGCCGGAGATCCCCTAACGCGCGGAGCACTCGCTGATATCATTTATCGATTCAAAAATCCGGGAATTTATTCGGGCGTGATGGAATATGGAGTTGCCTCTTATTACGGCCAATCCTTTGACGGGCACAATACCGCTTCGGGCGAGCCGTTGGCCCAAAACGAATATCAAGCCGCGCACAAAACACTCCCGTTTGGCTCGCATGTGCGCGTAACCAATCCCGCCAATGGCAATACGATTATTGTAAAAATAGTTGACCGCGGACCCTACGTGGAAGGACGTATTTTAGACCTCACCACCGGCGCTTTCGAGGCTCTTGGAAAAGATTTAAGCGCAGGAGTGGTTGAAGTCGAAATGGAAATCGTTTATAACTAA
- a CDS encoding DUF4349 domain-containing protein, producing the protein MVFDVEALKAFFTRRRVASGVLIVFVLLVGMKLGSLGSGSVGSPYYQTESTGSYNDYATDKDYESYGGEMMEDRIMTNESMPLSAPSYNAGSTQYATTASDITVTEPETEQTRIIKTGDLTMTVKSTPDTIAALTTLAETYDGFVQSSGTWLEYDETTSGSVTLRVQSEDFEKAMIDIRALAEVIKSESVSGQDVTAEFVDLQAQLKARQAEEAQFLKILESAENVEEMLNTQSYLSDVRAEIESLQGMLKYYEDRTDYSTITISLSEEASILAPTSDWNPVLQAKEALNDLIVFGQDIVNFVIYFVISDLPQLLVALLFIFVVYRVVRWGYRRFVKEGKKK; encoded by the coding sequence ATGGTTTTTGATGTTGAGGCCCTGAAAGCGTTTTTTACGCGACGTCGTGTGGCTTCCGGCGTATTGATCGTTTTTGTTTTATTGGTGGGGATGAAATTGGGATCTTTGGGGTCGGGAAGTGTTGGAAGTCCTTATTATCAAACCGAATCTACCGGTTCTTATAATGATTACGCCACGGATAAGGATTATGAAAGTTATGGCGGGGAGATGATGGAAGATCGGATTATGACGAATGAGTCGATGCCGCTCAGTGCTCCTTCTTACAATGCAGGGAGTACGCAATATGCTACAACGGCTTCGGATATAACGGTTACAGAACCCGAAACAGAGCAAACTCGTATCATTAAAACCGGAGATTTAACCATGACTGTAAAGTCTACGCCCGATACGATTGCGGCGTTGACCACGCTTGCGGAAACGTATGATGGATTTGTTCAAAGTTCCGGGACATGGCTTGAATATGATGAGACCACGTCCGGGAGTGTGACGTTACGTGTTCAATCGGAAGATTTTGAGAAAGCCATGATTGATATTCGCGCTTTGGCCGAGGTGATCAAAAGCGAATCCGTTTCGGGCCAAGATGTGACTGCCGAGTTTGTGGATTTGCAGGCTCAATTGAAAGCTCGACAAGCGGAAGAAGCTCAATTTTTGAAAATTTTGGAATCCGCTGAAAATGTGGAGGAAATGTTGAATACGCAGAGTTATTTATCCGATGTTCGTGCTGAAATTGAAAGCCTTCAAGGGATGCTTAAATATTATGAAGATCGGACGGATTATTCCACGATCACGATTTCCCTCTCTGAAGAAGCCTCGATCCTTGCTCCGACCAGTGATTGGAATCCGGTGTTGCAGGCTAAGGAAGCGCTCAATGATTTGATCGTTTTCGGACAGGATATTGTGAATTTTGTAATCTATTTCGTGATCAGCGATTTGCCTCAGTTGTTGGTGGCTTTGTTGTTTATTTTTGTGGTTTATCGTGTGGTTCGATGGGGTTATCGTCGATTTGTAAAAGAAGGGAAGAAAAAATAA
- a CDS encoding R3H domain-containing nucleic acid-binding protein gives MEEIISETLQPLLQLLHISFRKLDIVADPTEENSYRVNIETDEPQHLIGYHGATLFAIQHLLKILLNKKMEQSFSVALDVDNYRKRQEESVLNLAEQKVELVRKYSTPKKLPPMSPYFRRLVHMHLTKPEFSDVATQSEGEGNFRAVVISLANA, from the coding sequence ATGGAAGAAATCATCAGCGAAACCCTTCAACCCTTGCTTCAACTCCTTCACATCTCTTTCCGCAAACTCGACATCGTTGCGGATCCGACCGAGGAAAACAGTTATCGAGTAAACATTGAAACCGATGAACCTCAACACTTGATCGGTTATCACGGAGCCACTCTTTTTGCGATCCAACACCTTTTAAAGATCCTTCTCAATAAAAAGATGGAACAATCTTTCTCTGTGGCACTCGATGTGGACAATTATCGAAAACGCCAAGAAGAAAGCGTGCTCAACCTCGCGGAACAAAAAGTGGAATTGGTGCGAAAATACAGCACTCCCAAAAAACTGCCTCCCATGTCTCCTTATTTCCGACGCTTGGTTCACATGCATCTCACCAAACCCGAATTCAGCGATGTGGCCACCCAAAGCGAAGGAGAAGGAAATTTCCGTGCCGTAGTGATCAGCCTTGCCAATGCTTAA
- the sufB gene encoding Fe-S cluster assembly protein SufB, with amino-acid sequence MPALDYLKSSSQRSLKSVRSPKRFKRAKKGLSKEVVLAISRSKKEPQWMTDFRLECLDLFYKIPLPSFGPDLSALDFDELIYYASPEEMKGYATRWEDVPDSVKETFERLGIPQAEREVLAGAGAQYDSLNAYHKLKETWGKMGVIFEDMDQALKHYPELVKKYFMKGVPPRDHKFAALHGAVWSGGTFLYVPKGVQIKDPLQAYFRMNTKAMGQFEHSVIVVEDGASAHYIEGCSAPKYNATSLHAGCVEIFVKPHAKMRYSSVENWSLNTYNLNTKRAIVEEEGTMEWVSGNLGSGRTMLYPCSILKGRGARADHWGVAIAGKDQVQDIGSKVIHAAPETTSTVLSKSISKQGGVAVYRGLLQVNKGAKNSKASMRCDGLILDNQSRGDTIPTLRVNEKNVSIAHEATVGKISEEQLFYLRSRGLSEEEALAMIVNGFIEPVVRALPLEYAVEMNRLIAL; translated from the coding sequence ATGCCTGCTCTCGATTATCTCAAATCTTCTTCTCAGCGTTCATTAAAATCGGTTCGATCCCCGAAACGGTTTAAGCGTGCTAAAAAAGGGCTCTCAAAAGAGGTGGTGCTTGCGATTTCTCGGTCTAAAAAAGAGCCCCAATGGATGACGGATTTTCGATTGGAATGCTTGGATTTGTTTTATAAAATTCCATTGCCTTCGTTTGGCCCGGATTTATCGGCGTTGGATTTTGATGAATTGATTTATTACGCTTCTCCGGAAGAAATGAAGGGTTATGCCACGCGCTGGGAGGATGTTCCGGATTCGGTGAAAGAAACGTTTGAACGATTGGGAATTCCACAGGCGGAACGTGAGGTGTTGGCCGGAGCCGGGGCGCAATACGATTCATTGAATGCGTATCATAAGTTGAAGGAAACGTGGGGAAAGATGGGTGTGATTTTTGAGGATATGGATCAGGCGTTGAAGCATTATCCCGAGTTGGTGAAAAAATATTTTATGAAAGGGGTGCCTCCGCGAGATCATAAATTCGCGGCATTGCATGGCGCGGTGTGGTCCGGAGGAACGTTTTTATATGTGCCCAAAGGCGTTCAAATTAAAGATCCGTTGCAGGCTTATTTTCGAATGAATACCAAGGCTATGGGGCAGTTTGAGCATTCCGTGATTGTGGTGGAAGACGGGGCGAGCGCGCATTATATCGAAGGGTGCAGTGCGCCTAAATACAATGCCACGTCGTTGCATGCAGGGTGTGTGGAAATTTTTGTAAAACCGCATGCGAAAATGCGTTATTCCAGTGTGGAAAATTGGTCGCTCAATACCTACAATTTGAACACCAAGCGTGCGATTGTTGAGGAGGAGGGGACCATGGAATGGGTGAGTGGGAATTTGGGAAGTGGAAGGACGATGTTGTATCCGTGTTCGATTTTGAAAGGACGAGGGGCGCGAGCGGATCATTGGGGTGTGGCGATTGCCGGGAAAGACCAAGTGCAAGATATTGGGAGCAAAGTGATTCATGCGGCACCGGAGACTACGTCCACGGTTTTGAGTAAAAGCATTTCCAAACAAGGGGGAGTGGCGGTGTATCGCGGGTTGCTTCAAGTGAATAAAGGCGCTAAAAACTCTAAGGCTTCCATGCGTTGCGATGGGTTGATTTTGGATAATCAATCGCGCGGCGATACGATTCCAACTCTTCGCGTGAATGAAAAAAATGTGTCTATTGCGCACGAGGCCACGGTCGGAAAAATCAGTGAAGAGCAGTTGTTTTATTTGCGTAGTCGCGGGCTTTCTGAAGAGGAAGCGCTGGCTATGATTGTAAATGGTTTTATTGAGCCGGTGGTGCGCGCGTTGCCGCTGGAATATGCGGTGGAAATGAATCGGCTCATTGCTTTATAA